One genomic region from Reichenbachiella ulvae encodes:
- a CDS encoding ABC transporter ATP-binding protein, translating to MAFLELNNVSKSYGTGKEKVPVLKDINLHVEEGEFVAIVGFTGSGKTTLINLINGLHFPDGGEVLLNGKPIKGPGPDRGVVFQNYSLLPWLSVRDNVKLAIDEVYPKASKQEKKERIERYVEMVHLSHAIDKKPAELSGGMRQRVSVARALAMNPEMLLMDEPLSALDALTRGTLQEEIVNIWSQDQKTCLLITNDVDEGIVMADRIIPLTPGPNATLGPEFKVNFDRPRVITEINKDPEYKKLRNEVIEYLIAVGATRKQETHEDLVLPDLEPIMPGRLQWGKKKPKEKVKYF from the coding sequence ATGGCATTTTTAGAACTGAACAATGTAAGCAAGTCATATGGCACTGGCAAGGAAAAAGTTCCAGTGCTCAAAGACATCAACCTTCATGTAGAAGAAGGGGAATTTGTAGCCATCGTGGGTTTTACGGGTAGTGGCAAGACCACATTGATCAATCTGATCAATGGTCTGCACTTCCCCGATGGTGGAGAGGTATTGCTCAACGGTAAACCGATCAAAGGTCCAGGACCAGATAGAGGAGTTGTTTTTCAAAACTATTCCCTCCTTCCCTGGCTCAGCGTAAGAGACAATGTGAAGCTGGCGATAGATGAAGTATATCCGAAAGCTTCTAAACAAGAGAAAAAAGAACGCATAGAAAGGTATGTGGAGATGGTTCACCTTTCGCATGCAATTGACAAAAAACCGGCAGAACTATCCGGGGGTATGAGACAAAGGGTGTCTGTAGCCAGAGCATTGGCCATGAATCCGGAAATGCTACTGATGGATGAGCCTTTGTCTGCATTGGATGCCTTGACAAGAGGAACCCTGCAGGAAGAAATCGTGAACATCTGGAGCCAGGATCAAAAAACATGTTTGCTTATTACCAATGATGTGGACGAGGGTATTGTAATGGCGGATAGAATTATTCCTTTGACTCCAGGGCCTAATGCTACATTGGGACCAGAATTCAAGGTGAACTTTGATCGTCCTCGAGTAATTACCGAGATCAACAAAGACCCTGAATACAAGAAACTGCGGAATGAAGTGATCGAATACCTAATTGCCGTAGGTGCTACTAGAAAGCAAGAAACACACGAGGATTTAGTCTTGCCAGACCTAGAGCCTATCATGCCAGGCAGATTACAATGGGGCAAGAAAAAGCCGAAAGAGAAGGTAAAATACTTTTAA
- a CDS encoding cytochrome P450, whose product MIDLPKAFPQNRSIKNLKKFQSNPLLYMKEAAKWGSPVDLNLPMGDFVLISDPEQAQFILATNHQNYKKSRGYKEVARVLGQGLLTAEGDFWHKQRKLLQPSFHKPELKKLLPTVWETTRSYIESYQQDEIRLDTEMNGLTLTVLLNSLIKYQDEELKSAMSRNIEFAQEFIVDRIRSPLKWPLWLPTPTHQRYHRMMKESNELIQKCVDSRKAIAEEDVNDILSVLMDHLDPKDEFGQIRDELLTFLVAGHETSALAMTWTLHLLAHYPEVQDKLYQEVKDMDQLEAMDMMNFSNLQYLHRVVMESMRFYPPIWNIVRQAKQPDEVGGVRIEVGKQLMINIYQLHHNSDYWSDPETFRPERFEEGELKHKFQYLPFGAGPRFCIGNNFAMFEIMILLTQFVKIFRFSPITPEKVEFNPLLTLRPKEEVRVVAERR is encoded by the coding sequence ATGATTGATCTACCGAAAGCGTTTCCTCAGAACAGAAGCATCAAAAACTTAAAAAAGTTTCAGTCCAATCCTCTCCTTTACATGAAAGAAGCTGCCAAATGGGGATCTCCAGTGGACTTGAATTTGCCTATGGGAGATTTTGTATTGATTTCGGATCCCGAACAGGCACAATTTATACTAGCGACTAATCATCAGAATTATAAAAAGAGCCGTGGATACAAAGAGGTCGCCAGAGTGTTGGGTCAAGGTCTATTGACTGCAGAAGGTGATTTTTGGCACAAACAGCGAAAGTTGCTGCAGCCTTCATTTCATAAGCCAGAGTTGAAAAAACTATTGCCGACCGTTTGGGAGACGACGAGGAGTTACATCGAATCTTACCAACAAGATGAAATCCGTTTGGATACCGAGATGAATGGCCTGACATTGACTGTTTTGCTCAATTCTTTGATCAAATATCAGGATGAGGAGTTGAAAAGTGCCATGAGCCGAAATATTGAGTTTGCTCAGGAATTTATTGTAGATCGCATTCGATCTCCTTTAAAATGGCCCCTTTGGCTGCCTACACCTACTCATCAGCGCTATCATCGAATGATGAAAGAAAGCAATGAGCTGATTCAAAAATGTGTTGATAGCAGAAAGGCAATTGCCGAAGAGGATGTCAATGATATTCTTTCGGTGTTGATGGATCATTTGGATCCAAAAGATGAATTTGGTCAGATCAGAGATGAGCTTTTGACATTTTTGGTGGCTGGTCATGAAACCTCGGCTCTCGCGATGACATGGACCTTACATTTGTTGGCTCACTATCCTGAGGTGCAGGATAAGTTGTACCAAGAGGTGAAAGACATGGATCAATTGGAGGCCATGGACATGATGAATTTTTCTAATCTGCAATATCTGCACCGTGTGGTGATGGAATCCATGCGTTTTTATCCCCCAATATGGAACATCGTGAGGCAGGCGAAACAACCCGATGAAGTTGGGGGCGTGCGGATCGAGGTGGGTAAGCAATTGATGATTAATATTTATCAGCTCCACCATAACTCGGATTATTGGTCTGACCCAGAAACCTTTCGTCCTGAAAGATTCGAAGAAGGAGAACTCAAACACAAATTTCAGTACTTACCATTTGGAGCGGGTCCTAGATTCTGCATTGGAAACAATTTTGCCATGTTCGAGATTATGATTCTTTTGACTCAATTCGTCAAAATTTTCCGTTTTAGCCCTATTACGCCTGAAAAAGTTGAATTTAACCCATTGCTAACTCTTAGGCCTAAAGAAGAAGTTCGGGTAGTTGCCGAACGGAGATGA
- a CDS encoding CmpA/NrtA family ABC transporter substrate-binding protein: MKKIFNNLFVRFCAFATLMFLLSQCGSKKSEESSTEVLSDATSQTVQLEIEKPQLTFGFIKLTDMAPLAIAKELGYFEDEGLFVTIEAQSNWKNVLDRVIDGQLDGSHMLAGQPIAAGAGFGRQAKLVTPFSMDLNGNGITVSNEVWSKMEPNVPKDENGKPIHPIKADALAPVIDEYKKDGNAFKMGMVFPVSTHNYEIRYWLAAAGVNPGFYTAENIQGQVDADVLLSVTPPPQMPATLEAGTIYGYCVGEPWNQQAVFKGIGVPVTTNYDIWKNNPEKVFVMTKDFVEKYPNTAVAVTKALIRAGKWLDTPGNRPEAVGILSMPEYVGADSVVIANSMTGTFEFEKGDKRSMPDFNVFFRYHATYPYYSDGTWFLTQMRRWGQIPESKPAEWYSETIKEIYRPDVWEKAAQLLLEEGYLTEEEIPKTDGYKPATADFIDGITYDGKDPIGYINSFEIGNKD, from the coding sequence ATGAAGAAGATATTTAACAACTTATTTGTCCGCTTTTGTGCATTTGCTACGCTGATGTTCTTACTCAGCCAGTGCGGAAGCAAAAAGTCTGAAGAAAGTAGCACGGAGGTTCTCTCCGATGCTACCTCTCAAACCGTTCAATTAGAAATTGAAAAGCCACAGTTGACTTTTGGTTTTATCAAACTGACTGATATGGCCCCACTGGCCATCGCTAAAGAGCTTGGCTATTTCGAAGATGAGGGACTTTTCGTAACTATCGAAGCACAGTCTAACTGGAAAAACGTGTTGGATAGAGTAATAGATGGTCAGCTAGACGGCTCTCACATGTTGGCAGGTCAGCCAATCGCGGCAGGAGCTGGATTCGGTCGTCAGGCCAAACTAGTTACTCCATTCTCTATGGACCTGAACGGTAATGGTATCACGGTTTCAAACGAAGTTTGGAGCAAAATGGAGCCAAACGTACCAAAGGACGAGAACGGAAAACCAATACATCCAATCAAGGCGGATGCTTTGGCGCCAGTAATCGACGAGTACAAAAAAGACGGAAATGCATTCAAAATGGGTATGGTATTCCCGGTTTCTACTCACAACTACGAGATCAGATACTGGTTAGCAGCTGCAGGTGTCAACCCAGGTTTCTACACTGCTGAGAACATTCAGGGACAGGTAGATGCTGATGTATTACTATCTGTAACACCTCCACCACAAATGCCAGCTACACTAGAAGCAGGTACGATCTACGGATACTGTGTAGGTGAGCCTTGGAATCAGCAAGCTGTTTTCAAAGGAATCGGTGTGCCAGTGACCACTAACTACGACATCTGGAAAAACAACCCAGAGAAAGTATTTGTAATGACTAAGGATTTTGTAGAAAAGTATCCAAATACGGCTGTTGCTGTGACAAAAGCACTGATCAGAGCTGGTAAATGGCTGGATACGCCAGGCAACAGACCTGAAGCGGTAGGTATTCTTTCTATGCCAGAATATGTAGGTGCAGACTCTGTCGTGATCGCCAACTCAATGACTGGAACCTTCGAATTCGAAAAAGGGGACAAGCGCTCAATGCCAGATTTCAACGTGTTCTTTAGATATCACGCGACTTATCCATACTACTCTGACGGAACCTGGTTCCTGACTCAAATGAGAAGATGGGGACAAATTCCAGAGTCTAAGCCAGCAGAATGGTACTCAGAAACGATCAAGGAAATCTACAGACCTGATGTCTGGGAAAAAGCGGCTCAGCTACTATTGGAAGAAGGCTATTTGACAGAAGAGGAGATTCCAAAAACAGATGGGTACAAGCCAGCTACTGCTGACTTCATCGATGGTATCACTTACGACGGAAAAGATCCAATCGGTTATATCAACAGCTTTGAGATTGGAAACAAGGACTAA
- a CDS encoding methyl-accepting chemotaxis protein: protein MTIKSKLNTVISSMSDFSKQTNMVAINASIHAGRLSPREGAPFQVLAREIQEMSSRSMDKLAELDQLMKEVGEMSRLINYTGRQRMLLMKLVNGKLMNDEEQMKAAISAFEEGLDFIKSSGINDDECSHILDLIDKRRASMINDLKIGLQSALHEQANEVIELINSLLGRYEEFAGQ from the coding sequence ATGACTATTAAGAGCAAATTGAACACAGTGATCAGTAGCATGAGCGACTTTTCGAAACAGACGAATATGGTTGCAATCAATGCTTCGATTCACGCTGGAAGGCTGAGCCCGAGAGAGGGTGCACCCTTCCAGGTTTTGGCGAGGGAGATTCAAGAAATGAGCTCCCGATCGATGGACAAATTGGCCGAACTGGATCAGCTCATGAAGGAGGTCGGAGAGATGTCTAGATTGATCAATTATACAGGTCGGCAGAGGATGCTTTTGATGAAGCTAGTCAATGGTAAATTGATGAATGACGAGGAGCAAATGAAAGCAGCCATTTCGGCATTCGAAGAAGGCCTGGATTTCATAAAGTCGTCGGGTATTAATGATGACGAATGCAGTCACATTTTAGATTTGATTGACAAGCGTAGGGCCTCTATGATCAATGATCTGAAAATTGGCTTGCAGTCTGCACTTCATGAACAAGCCAATGAAGTAATCGAATTGATTAATTCTTTGTTGGGAAGGTACGAGGAGTTTGCTGGCCAGTAA
- a CDS encoding MFS transporter — MSNTHLFKSNQILGLNTIAFTFSFAAWMLNGVLVTFLVDNQVFAWSSVQVGWLLGIPVLTGSIFRLPAGLLTDKFGGKPVFTSLLIICAIPMFLLSQVTGFWGYAFCSLGFGLAGTSFAVGIAYSSLWFPKEKQGLALGIFGAGNAGAAITSMIGPSLLLHLTNNRLELEAWRLMPMMYAGFLVIMAIIFFLLAENKKPQSSSKTLKGQLSPLKNTRVWRFGLYYFLVFGCFVAFAGWLVPYYTNVYGLDLATAGLLAACFSLPSGVIRAFGGWLSDRFGARTVMYWVLGSSLIISFALLLPKMDIYSAGKGIVAKQTGIVSKVSEQSIQIGDQTYPFANRSNELSQVDEEFHFWPVKETWQQPIVEVGDEVSKKELLAEGKTHIYFQANIWIFASLAILLGSIWGIGKAAVYKHIPDYFPEEVGVVGGMVGVLGGLGGFICPILFGYLLEMTGLWSSCWLVMILLSATCLIWMHRVIQNMADKKAPELSQKFDNLAA; from the coding sequence ATGTCTAATACACATCTTTTCAAATCCAACCAAATTCTTGGTCTCAACACCATTGCCTTTACCTTCAGCTTTGCAGCATGGATGCTCAATGGGGTGCTGGTTACTTTTTTGGTGGACAATCAGGTTTTCGCCTGGTCATCAGTTCAAGTAGGCTGGCTTTTAGGAATTCCCGTACTTACAGGATCAATCTTCAGACTGCCTGCAGGCTTACTCACCGACAAATTTGGTGGAAAACCTGTTTTCACTTCACTATTAATTATTTGTGCTATCCCCATGTTTCTCCTATCACAGGTCACGGGTTTTTGGGGATATGCCTTCTGCAGTTTAGGCTTTGGACTTGCAGGTACTAGTTTTGCAGTCGGTATTGCTTACAGTTCTTTATGGTTCCCAAAAGAAAAGCAAGGGCTTGCATTAGGAATATTTGGCGCAGGAAATGCCGGGGCTGCCATCACCTCAATGATCGGGCCCAGCCTCCTGCTCCACCTTACCAACAATCGACTTGAACTAGAAGCTTGGAGATTGATGCCCATGATGTACGCCGGATTTTTGGTGATAATGGCAATCATATTTTTTCTTCTTGCCGAAAACAAAAAGCCCCAATCAAGCTCAAAAACCCTAAAAGGTCAACTAAGTCCATTAAAAAACACACGAGTCTGGAGATTCGGTCTCTATTATTTTTTAGTATTCGGATGTTTTGTTGCATTCGCAGGGTGGTTGGTACCATACTATACCAATGTATATGGATTAGATCTAGCCACAGCAGGGCTCCTGGCAGCTTGCTTTAGTTTACCCTCTGGCGTGATCCGTGCATTTGGCGGATGGCTATCTGATCGATTTGGTGCCCGAACTGTCATGTATTGGGTTTTGGGTAGTTCGCTTATTATTTCCTTTGCCCTACTATTGCCTAAGATGGACATTTACTCTGCTGGTAAAGGCATAGTTGCCAAACAGACAGGAATAGTTTCAAAAGTATCAGAACAATCGATTCAAATTGGTGACCAAACCTACCCATTCGCTAACAGATCGAATGAATTGAGCCAAGTGGATGAAGAATTTCATTTTTGGCCAGTAAAGGAAACCTGGCAACAACCTATCGTAGAGGTCGGAGACGAAGTTTCTAAAAAAGAACTACTGGCAGAGGGTAAAACACACATCTATTTTCAAGCCAACATATGGATTTTCGCCTCCTTAGCTATTCTGCTAGGATCTATTTGGGGAATTGGCAAAGCCGCAGTATATAAGCATATACCGGATTATTTTCCAGAAGAAGTAGGAGTAGTAGGAGGCATGGTTGGTGTTTTGGGTGGACTTGGCGGATTTATATGCCCCATACTATTCGGATACCTTTTAGAAATGACAGGTTTGTGGTCGAGCTGTTGGTTGGTGATGATCCTACTTTCTGCTACTTGTCTAATCTGGATGCATCGTGTCATCCAAAATATGGCGGACAAAAAAGCTCCAGAACTTTCTCAAAAATTCGACAATCTAGCCGCTTAA
- a CDS encoding alginate export family protein produces the protein MKTLYLLLTALCIASFTAHAQLSITGEVNARAEFRNGFKRPILDSQDPAFFIEQRSRLYMNYKAEKFEVQFNLQDVRMWGGDGQVYKGSSAMTAIHNAWGRYYFTDAVSIKAGRQTISYDNQRFFGGLEWAMQGRQHDALLFMYEKDGLKLHVGGAFNQNPADGAEPVRLVSTNYSSPGVNPYHATGNYKHMEYLWLNKKFESGLTGSFYLVNEGRQDMVAGVPQDTVNNRQTYGLMVGAPVGDQLTLNGEFFYQGGKVAAKRDLSALMFSVSATLKTDITPITLGIDYLSGDDTSTTDKSEAFAPAFGTNHAFYGFMDYFYVGNGNRGGLQDIFLKTKFKVAGGALLGHLHYFMSASDVTALDGTGTADKGLGTEIDLVYVKKLADGVTWKLGYSHMFETESMLASKTGVSGMTYTTSSEIGTNNWIWTQLIFKPKFL, from the coding sequence ATGAAAACTCTTTATCTACTTTTAACAGCTCTTTGCATAGCCTCCTTTACGGCACATGCACAGCTTTCAATCACTGGGGAAGTCAACGCTCGAGCTGAGTTTAGAAATGGATTTAAAAGACCAATTTTAGACAGTCAAGATCCCGCCTTTTTTATCGAGCAGAGATCGAGACTTTACATGAACTACAAGGCCGAAAAATTTGAAGTTCAATTCAACTTACAAGATGTAAGAATGTGGGGCGGAGACGGCCAGGTTTACAAAGGCTCCTCGGCAATGACTGCTATCCACAATGCCTGGGGTAGATACTACTTCACCGATGCAGTTTCTATCAAAGCAGGTCGCCAAACCATCTCTTATGACAACCAAAGATTTTTTGGTGGATTGGAATGGGCGATGCAGGGACGTCAGCACGACGCTTTACTTTTCATGTACGAAAAGGATGGCTTGAAACTTCACGTAGGTGGGGCATTCAACCAAAATCCAGCCGATGGAGCTGAGCCAGTAAGACTTGTGAGTACTAACTACAGTTCTCCTGGTGTTAATCCATATCACGCTACGGGTAACTACAAGCACATGGAGTACTTGTGGTTGAACAAAAAATTTGAATCTGGACTGACTGGATCATTTTACCTGGTAAATGAAGGCAGACAAGACATGGTTGCAGGAGTACCCCAAGACACAGTTAACAACAGACAGACTTACGGTTTGATGGTTGGAGCACCTGTTGGAGACCAATTGACCTTGAATGGAGAATTTTTCTACCAAGGTGGAAAAGTAGCAGCAAAAAGAGACCTAAGCGCATTGATGTTCTCTGTCTCTGCCACTTTGAAAACAGACATTACGCCAATCACCTTAGGAATTGACTACTTATCAGGAGATGATACTTCAACGACCGATAAATCAGAAGCTTTTGCTCCTGCATTTGGTACTAACCACGCATTTTATGGATTCATGGATTACTTCTATGTAGGAAATGGCAACAGAGGAGGTCTGCAGGATATTTTTCTAAAAACTAAATTCAAAGTAGCTGGAGGAGCCTTATTAGGTCATCTACACTACTTCATGTCTGCATCAGATGTAACAGCACTTGATGGTACGGGTACTGCCGACAAAGGGTTGGGTACCGAAATTGACCTTGTTTATGTCAAGAAGCTAGCTGATGGAGTTACCTGGAAACTGGGATATTCTCACATGTTCGAAACAGAATCCATGCTTGCATCTAAAACTGGTGTGAGTGGAATGACTTACACTACAAGTTCAGAAATCGGAACGAACAACTGGATCTGGACTCAACTCATATTCAAACCTAAATTTTTGTAA
- the recF gene encoding DNA replication/repair protein RecF (All proteins in this family for which functions are known are DNA-binding proteins that assist the filamentation of RecA onto DNA for the initiation of recombination or recombinational repair.) yields MFLQSLKLHNFKNYTAEEANFCEHINCFVGLNGSGKTNILDAIYYLSLTKSAFNSIDSQNIRHGQPYFLVEGNMDIDGKSKHIHCSLKKQEKKVFKVNGSEYEKLSQHIGKFPVVMIAPNDDELIRESNEIRRKFFDSIVSQYDAEYLNRLIQYNHHLKQRNALLKQFKETRRFDATLLSNYDQHLISIGTWIAQKRKSLIEDYLPYFEKYYRIISEEKEMVTIRYKSKALEPDFESIFKNSLEKDRIMLRTHVGVHRDEYQLIINDQPLKKFGSQGQQKSTLIALKFAQFEFVKKHLSITPILLLDDIFDKLDDLRIEKLLQIIASDNFKQIFITDARAERTESLLTDQFEPKKIFLVTEGSITPKS; encoded by the coding sequence ATGTTTCTTCAGTCACTCAAACTCCACAATTTTAAGAATTACACAGCAGAAGAGGCCAACTTTTGCGAACACATCAACTGTTTCGTAGGGTTAAATGGTAGTGGAAAGACAAATATTCTGGATGCGATCTATTATCTCTCCCTGACTAAATCTGCTTTCAACTCTATCGACAGTCAAAATATCCGGCACGGTCAGCCATATTTTCTAGTAGAGGGAAACATGGATATCGACGGAAAATCCAAGCACATACACTGCAGTCTGAAGAAGCAAGAAAAGAAGGTATTTAAGGTCAATGGATCTGAATACGAAAAACTAAGCCAGCATATAGGGAAATTTCCTGTGGTAATGATCGCCCCCAACGATGATGAGTTAATTCGAGAAAGCAACGAAATCAGAAGAAAATTCTTCGATAGCATCGTATCCCAATATGATGCGGAATACCTCAATCGACTGATTCAATACAATCATCACCTCAAACAACGAAATGCACTTCTCAAGCAATTCAAAGAAACCAGAAGATTTGACGCTACACTTTTGAGCAACTACGATCAACATTTGATTTCGATTGGTACATGGATCGCTCAAAAAAGAAAAAGCCTGATCGAAGATTATCTACCCTATTTCGAAAAATATTATCGCATCATTTCGGAAGAGAAGGAAATGGTCACAATTCGATATAAGAGTAAAGCTTTAGAGCCGGATTTTGAATCGATATTTAAAAACAGTCTGGAAAAAGACCGAATCATGCTTCGTACGCATGTAGGTGTGCACAGGGACGAATACCAGTTGATTATCAACGATCAACCCCTAAAAAAATTCGGCTCTCAAGGACAACAAAAATCTACTTTGATCGCTCTAAAGTTCGCTCAATTCGAATTTGTGAAGAAGCACCTATCTATTACTCCGATTCTTTTATTGGATGATATATTTGACAAACTGGATGACCTCAGGATTGAAAAGCTGCTGCAAATCATCGCTTCGGACAACTTCAAACAAATCTTCATCACCGATGCCCGGGCAGAACGAACCGAAAGCCTACTCACCGATCAGTTCGAACCTAAAAAAATCTTTTTAGTTACCGAAGGCAGCATTACACCTAAATCATAA
- a CDS encoding ABC transporter permease, whose amino-acid sequence MKDKIIKTIRFIGLGFLEPLIRLFYAEERQKNATAFVKRALFPLFSIGLFLIIWHSGATYLYNQEASRKIEKARTDQGEAAALEMEACIEAGNVSCQPNTLPSPKQVWGAYLSLLDDHRNIAKKKDEFEEKTAKINAKRAENGEDPITYTGRPSFVDQIKTSIKTVFAGFLLSALIAIPIGIIIGLSSTLRTSFNWLIQIFKPVSPVVWLLLVFMIIKTLITDPNLDKSFMISFISVGLCAMWATLVNTSMGVSTVDKDFMNVSKVLRLSVGKNIFKVILPASFPLIFTGLRITLSVAWMVLIAIELLAQSPGLGSFVWEEFQNGANDSNAKIIVAMFVIGIIGFALDRIMLTIQKFVSFDKSEVA is encoded by the coding sequence ATGAAAGATAAGATCATCAAAACCATACGATTCATCGGTCTCGGGTTTCTCGAGCCATTGATTCGACTATTTTATGCGGAGGAGCGTCAGAAAAACGCCACAGCTTTTGTCAAAAGAGCCTTATTCCCATTGTTCTCAATTGGACTATTCTTGATCATTTGGCACAGCGGTGCAACCTACCTCTACAATCAGGAAGCCAGTAGAAAAATTGAAAAAGCCCGTACCGACCAGGGCGAAGCAGCAGCTTTAGAAATGGAAGCTTGTATAGAAGCAGGCAATGTATCCTGCCAACCAAACACCTTACCTTCTCCAAAGCAGGTATGGGGCGCCTACCTTTCTTTGCTAGACGATCACAGAAACATCGCAAAGAAAAAGGATGAGTTCGAAGAAAAAACAGCAAAAATCAATGCTAAAAGAGCGGAAAACGGTGAAGACCCTATTACCTATACAGGTCGTCCTTCTTTCGTAGATCAAATCAAAACCAGTATCAAAACAGTATTTGCAGGTTTCCTTTTGTCTGCATTGATCGCTATTCCTATTGGTATCATCATCGGGCTTAGCTCCACGCTAAGAACCTCCTTCAACTGGTTGATTCAAATCTTTAAGCCCGTATCACCAGTAGTTTGGTTGCTTTTGGTATTTATGATCATCAAAACGTTGATCACTGATCCGAATTTGGACAAATCTTTCATGATCTCCTTTATATCCGTAGGTCTATGTGCCATGTGGGCGACTTTGGTCAACACCAGCATGGGCGTATCTACAGTGGACAAAGATTTCATGAATGTATCTAAAGTATTGAGACTATCTGTTGGTAAAAATATTTTTAAAGTTATCCTACCAGCATCCTTTCCTTTGATTTTCACAGGATTGAGAATTACGCTTTCGGTAGCTTGGATGGTACTGATTGCCATCGAACTATTGGCTCAGAGTCCAGGTCTGGGATCATTTGTCTGGGAGGAATTCCAAAATGGTGCAAATGACTCGAATGCCAAGATTATTGTAGCCATGTTCGTGATTGGAATCATCGGTTTTGCACTCGACAGAATCATGCTTACGATTCAAAAGTTCGTGTCATTTGACAAATCAGAAGTAGCCTAA
- a CDS encoding Crp/Fnr family transcriptional regulator, with protein MMKNEPCKTCQNLDCIIKRNSYGEGAEEFLVQKHTIQCKKGQQFILEGAPVHGLYFVYNGKVKVAKTGFQGREQIVRFAKDGEIIGHRGFGVGQSYQINAVALEDTVLCNFTNEVLQDMLHKMPNLTYDFMMFYAEELNRSETKVRKFAQMTVREKVIDAFLYIYRKFGQSNDYLNIQLSRKEIADFAGTTDEQVIRVISSLKKENLLRASGKRLGIVDLDLLKKEISEHNFFLDS; from the coding sequence ATGATGAAAAATGAACCTTGTAAAACCTGTCAAAACCTGGACTGTATAATCAAGCGAAATAGCTATGGTGAAGGCGCAGAAGAATTCTTAGTGCAAAAACACACCATTCAGTGCAAAAAAGGACAGCAGTTTATTTTGGAAGGCGCACCTGTACACGGTCTTTACTTTGTCTACAATGGGAAAGTAAAGGTAGCCAAGACTGGTTTCCAAGGTCGAGAGCAAATCGTACGTTTCGCAAAAGATGGTGAAATCATTGGCCATAGGGGTTTTGGGGTAGGTCAATCCTATCAGATTAACGCTGTGGCACTTGAAGATACTGTACTCTGCAATTTCACCAACGAAGTGTTACAGGATATGCTGCACAAAATGCCAAACCTTACTTATGACTTCATGATGTTCTATGCAGAAGAACTCAACCGAAGTGAAACGAAGGTTCGAAAATTTGCTCAAATGACAGTAAGAGAAAAAGTCATTGATGCATTCCTATACATATATAGAAAATTCGGTCAGAGCAATGACTATTTAAACATTCAATTGTCGAGAAAGGAAATTGCTGATTTTGCAGGAACTACTGATGAGCAAGTGATCCGTGTAATTTCCAGTTTAAAGAAGGAAAATTTACTTCGCGCAAGTGGTAAACGACTGGGAATCGTAGACTTAGACCTGCTTAAAAAGGAAATATCTGAACACAACTTCTTCCTGGATAGCTAG